One segment of Pantoea sp. Lij88 DNA contains the following:
- a CDS encoding S24 family peptidase, translating to MVKKESTRQAFTARLIAACESAGIVGHGRNKQVARALQQQGCKISTPGVWKWFNAQSVPDGGNLLALSQLLGVRVEWLQYGMEQPAEPVMLSPLTGHKNVFRVDSLDIGQRSAAGLPARDEFVETIQAIEYGLDEARVLFNGRPAENIRLIAINSDSMADTFAPRDQLFVDISVRMFDGDGIYIFTLDEQLYLKRLQLQHKKIAVISDNKRYETWYLNHDDVTSLKVLAKVIMSQARHYQILG from the coding sequence ATGGTTAAAAAAGAAAGTACAAGACAAGCTTTCACCGCCAGGCTGATAGCGGCCTGTGAGAGTGCCGGCATTGTCGGACATGGACGAAACAAACAGGTTGCCAGGGCCCTCCAGCAGCAAGGCTGTAAAATTTCAACGCCAGGAGTGTGGAAGTGGTTTAACGCGCAGTCAGTCCCTGATGGTGGCAATTTACTGGCTCTCAGCCAGCTGCTTGGCGTCAGGGTAGAGTGGCTGCAGTACGGTATGGAACAACCTGCTGAGCCGGTGATGTTAAGTCCACTCACCGGGCATAAGAATGTGTTTCGGGTTGATAGTCTCGACATTGGTCAGCGCAGTGCTGCGGGCCTGCCCGCACGTGATGAGTTTGTCGAGACCATCCAGGCGATCGAATATGGTCTGGATGAGGCGCGGGTGCTGTTCAATGGTCGCCCGGCAGAAAACATCCGGTTAATCGCCATTAACAGCGACTCTATGGCTGACACCTTTGCACCGCGCGATCAGCTGTTTGTGGATATCAGCGTGCGGATGTTCGACGGTGACGGCATCTATATTTTTACCCTCGATGAGCAACTCTACCTCAAGCGCCTGCAGCTGCAGCATAAGAAAATTGCTGTAATATCAGACAATAAACGCTATGAAACTTGGTATCTTAATCATGATGACGTCACCAGCCTGAAGGTACTGGCAAAAGTCATCATGAGCCAGGCGCGCCACTATCAAATCCTCGGCTAA